Proteins encoded together in one Scyliorhinus canicula chromosome 21, sScyCan1.1, whole genome shotgun sequence window:
- the LOC119955759 gene encoding H-2 class II histocompatibility antigen, E-S beta chain-like isoform X1, producing MSVLYRWLFVAVAATVASVLDLVDCSTDLHLFHVQCECIFNGNKATNFSWQDGYDGITILYYDFTNTKFVAVQSIAQAEVDRRNSDTFYIASVPRRIEGLCNKIKQTAITSSFSVEKMAPIPSKVFLQKKSGQTYLVCLVKNFFPRDIKMSWLRNGVVIANGPQTVNIAPQDDKTFQARSLLTLNEDVSGSYICQVEHEALTRKLQVPFRYDRTTKNEALIIIGAVLGILGISFAVLTGILYYCNLNRSDQFNVNPTAKFTKRAGPCGRNPCSSSVRSSSSETSNTSNTSCSSADDLTKSHA from the exons ATGTCAGTTCTCTACAGATGGCTCTTTGTGGCTGTTGCTGCAACAGTTGCTTCTGTTCTGGATTTGGTGGATTGTTCTACTG atttgcaTCTTTTCCACGTGCAATGTGAATGCATCTTTAATGGTAATAAAGCAACCAATTTTTCTTGGCAAGATGGTTACGATGGAATTACTATTTTGTACTATGATTTCACAAACACAAAATTTGTTGCGGTTCAATCTATTGCACAAGCTGAGGTCGATAGGCGGAACTCAGACACATTTTATATTGCATCTGTTCCACGCCGTATCGAGGGCCTCTGCAACAAGATTAAACAAACAGCTATAACAAGCAGCTTCAGCGTGGAAAAAATGG CTCCTATACCCAGCAAAGTCTTTCTTCAGAAAAAATCCGGCCAGACGTATTTGGTGTGTTTGGTAAAGAATTTCTTCCCGAGGGACATTAAAATGAGCTGGCTGAGAAACGGAGTGGTCATTGCCAACGGACCACAGACAGTGAACATTGCACCTCAAGATGACAAAACGTTTCAGGCAAGAAGTCTCCTCACACTGAATGAAGATGTGAGTGGTTCGTACATTTGCCAAGTGGAACATGAGGCCCTCACCAGAAAACTCCAAGTACCATTCA GATACGACAGGACCACGAAAAACGAAGCTTTGATCATCATCGGAGCCGTGCTGGGAATACTGGGAATCAGCTTTGCTGTGCTGACTGGAATTCTGTATTACTGCAACCTAAATC GTTCTGACCAGTTCAACGTGAACCCAACAG CTAAGTTCACTAAGCGGGCAGGACCATGTGGAAGGAATCCATGCAGTTCCAGTGTGCGATCCAGTAGCTCAGAGACCTCCAACACCTCCAACACCAGCTGCTCTTCAG CTGATGATTTGACTAAATCCCACGCCTAA
- the LOC119955759 gene encoding H-2 class II histocompatibility antigen, E-S beta chain-like isoform X2 yields MENSPKDLHLFHVQCECIFNGNKATNFSWQDGYDGITILYYDFTNTKFVAVQSIAQAEVDRRNSDTFYIASVPRRIEGLCNKIKQTAITSSFSVEKMAPIPSKVFLQKKSGQTYLVCLVKNFFPRDIKMSWLRNGVVIANGPQTVNIAPQDDKTFQARSLLTLNEDVSGSYICQVEHEALTRKLQVPFRYDRTTKNEALIIIGAVLGILGISFAVLTGILYYCNLNRSDQFNVNPTAKFTKRAGPCGRNPCSSSVRSSSSETSNTSNTSCSSADDLTKSHA; encoded by the exons ATGGAGAATTCACCCAAAG atttgcaTCTTTTCCACGTGCAATGTGAATGCATCTTTAATGGTAATAAAGCAACCAATTTTTCTTGGCAAGATGGTTACGATGGAATTACTATTTTGTACTATGATTTCACAAACACAAAATTTGTTGCGGTTCAATCTATTGCACAAGCTGAGGTCGATAGGCGGAACTCAGACACATTTTATATTGCATCTGTTCCACGCCGTATCGAGGGCCTCTGCAACAAGATTAAACAAACAGCTATAACAAGCAGCTTCAGCGTGGAAAAAATGG CTCCTATACCCAGCAAAGTCTTTCTTCAGAAAAAATCCGGCCAGACGTATTTGGTGTGTTTGGTAAAGAATTTCTTCCCGAGGGACATTAAAATGAGCTGGCTGAGAAACGGAGTGGTCATTGCCAACGGACCACAGACAGTGAACATTGCACCTCAAGATGACAAAACGTTTCAGGCAAGAAGTCTCCTCACACTGAATGAAGATGTGAGTGGTTCGTACATTTGCCAAGTGGAACATGAGGCCCTCACCAGAAAACTCCAAGTACCATTCA GATACGACAGGACCACGAAAAACGAAGCTTTGATCATCATCGGAGCCGTGCTGGGAATACTGGGAATCAGCTTTGCTGTGCTGACTGGAATTCTGTATTACTGCAACCTAAATC GTTCTGACCAGTTCAACGTGAACCCAACAG CTAAGTTCACTAAGCGGGCAGGACCATGTGGAAGGAATCCATGCAGTTCCAGTGTGCGATCCAGTAGCTCAGAGACCTCCAACACCTCCAACACCAGCTGCTCTTCAG CTGATGATTTGACTAAATCCCACGCCTAA